TGGGTATTCTGGCGCTGATGccatttttctctcctccttgTGTGACACCAGCTGGGGGAACAGTCCCAGGCTGAGAGGAAATCAGGGAGGCACCCCGTGGCCCCCCTTACCTGCTCGCAGCAGcgtctccttccctttctccaggTATCTATGCAGCCACTCCAAAcagtcctcctccaggaaggctcTGACAATCTCCGCCTCGCCGGCCTCCTCCCACTCCCGCCGGGTGATCTGAGCCGCGGCGTCCGCCGCCGTCCAGGAGCGCAGGTCCTCGTTCAGGGCAATGTAATCGGTGCCATCGTAGGCCATCTGACGGTACCCGCGGAGGAAGCGCCCGTCCGACCTCACCTCGCAGGCAGACAGCGCCTGGATGGTATGAGAACCTGGCCGACCCCGTGGTCGGCCCAGCCAACTTAGCGGTTTCGGCCTAAAATGAAAACTCGAGCGAATCCCGGCGGCTCTTCCGGGTCGAGGGGCTGGGCGGGTCCGAAGGCCTCAGTGTGAAGTTGGGACCCGGATAATCGGGGCGACCGGTCTGTGGGGGCGAGGGGACCCGTGAGCTGCAACCCGGGCCCGGCGTCACTCACCGGAGGCGCTCTGGTTGTAGTAGCCGCGCAGGGTCCACAGGTCCACTCGCAAATCCTGTGCGACGCCCTTGGCTCTGCGCGTCAGCTCTTCCAAGTGCTCCTGCTCCTCCTGCTCCATCCACCACGTCCGCGGCTCCGCTCTGGGATTCGCGGCGTCGCTGTCAAAGCGTCCCAATTGCGTGTCGTCCACGTAGCCGACGGCGATGACGCGGGGCTCCCCGCCGCCGGGCCGGGACACGGCGGTGAAGAAATGGCTCAGGGAGTGGGAGCCTGGGGGCGGGAGCGGCTGAGACCACCGACCCTCTCCCTATGCGGCGCCCGGGTCCGGGATCcatgggggctggggtgggggaggagcgGGAAGGGAGGGTGGGCGGACAAGGGGCGGTGGGAGGAGCAGGGCCAGGACACAGGGGTGGGAGAGGCTGGGGCCGGGGCGGGGGAAGGGGCCCTGGGAGGGCGTGGTGGTGAGGCAGCTTCCCCGGTGGTCCTGAGCTCCCGCTGGGCGGtcccctctctcctcttctctccaCAGAGGCCCTTTCCTTCCCAACCCCACGCTCACCCGCCTGGGTCTGGGTCAGGGCCAGGGACCCCGAGAGCAAGAAGAGGAGGATCTGGGACGCCATCACCATGATCACTAGAGTCTGGGGAGGCTGATTTCCAGTGGGCCCCTGGGGACCTTATAATCCCTAACTGAGGAGACACTGATTGGCTCCTGCAGAAACCAGACACTCAATGGGAGTGAGAACTGCTGTCGCGTCAGCTGTGGCTGGGCAGGAGGAACTGACATAGGTTGTGAGAGGGAGAAGTGAAACTCTGGGGAGACCAGGCATGGGAATCCCCAGTGCTTGGCTTTCTCACTCCAGTCGCCGCCCTCGGGGCCTGAGAGCCATGCCTGGGCACTAGGAGTTTGTCCTGACCCCTGTCCTCAGGTATGGGGCACTCTTTGTCACACTGGCTCCCTGAGTCCTACCCTGGGCTGTCAGAGGAAACCTGGGACAGAACCCCAGGCTGGGGCCAGCCCTATTCTTCTTCTTCCATCCTTGGAATGCCTTTCGCTGAACTGGACTCTCCACCTTCCACCTCTTGTTTCTCCCTGGCCACCCCTGGACTTCTGGAGAATAAAATTCACCCCCAAAGAATTTGATGCCAGAGAGTGAGCTCACCTTAGGAATGAAGGTAGAAGAACAGGGGCCTCCTCTTTAAACCTAGACGAGGTTGTGTCTGAAGACACCGGAGAGATATTCCCATAGAGACAAGTTTCCTTTTTATTAACAGCAGTGGCTAGCTCAACTCTGATAACCCCGAACCATCAGGAATTTAACCTGTAAGAGAAGGGATTTTGTCCATTCATGTATAAATGTGTCTGAAAGGCTCTGCAGTCAGGCTCACAAAGTTTTGAAGTTTGACTTTCCCAAACAATGTATCTATGACTCCTGGGTTAGTGTATATTAAAATTATCTTCATTCCATAGCTCTGAGTTTGTCTGAGTCCCACACCTATCTTCAGTACAAAGCAGCTCATAAAAGCACAATTTGTTACTGTATATTTTAACCAGAAGAGTGTAGGAACTTTAACCTCTTCAAAGCTGCAAGTATTCAACAGTCAAAATGCCTTCACCAGGGCACAGGCATTGACTGTGTTTATGAATTATTAACTTCTAAAGGatataacagaaaggttggcactCGGAGCCCACTCAGGGTCCCGGGGGGAAGAAGAGGCCTGTTGATCTATTTCCcttaagatttcagccaagaaaaccctatggagcagttctactctgtaacacgtgggctTTGGCATGGGTCAGTCCAAGACAACAAAAAGGGATGTCCATATTTTATTGGGACACTTGatattgttattttctttaaCCTGGTTAACATGAAGAGGCAATTCATTTTTAGGTAGCCTCAAAGAATGTATTAAAGATCAAATGGAGAGAATACCCAGCTAGATCCTCAGGTATATATAATGTATTAATTAAAAATCTATAACACAACGTACTTAAGTTTGATAATGCCACTGCTTAGAATTCTTCGGCATCTTTTCTTGTCTCCTGCTTCTCCAGGCCTTTTCGCTGTCTCTCTCATACCTCAGGCCTTCTTCTCCCCGTTGGTCTCTACCAccctctctcttttgttttttgtccctttttttttcaattgaactTTTGATgtaggtttatagaacaaactagcttctcattaaatagctagtacacatattgttgcaTGACATTGGTtcacaaccccacgacatgtcaacactctcccttctcaaccttgggttccctatgaccagctctcctgtcccctcctgccttctagtctttgcccctgggctgatgtgtcccttagtctttctttgttttatgggcctgtctaatctttggctgaagagttaaCCTcacgagtgacttcattactgagctaaaagggtgtccagaggccaaaGTCTCAGGGTTCCTCTAATATATatagacaaagtctcatcatccttgcttctaaagagcattcttgctgtacttctttcaagacagatttgttcattcttttgccagtccatggtacattcaatattctttgccagcaccacaacttgaaggagtcaattcttctttggacttcttcactgtccagctttcacctgcatacgATGCGTTTGAAAAATACcattgcaccttagtcctcaaagtgacatctttggtttttaatactttaaagaggtcttttgcagcagatttgcccaaagtaactcatcatttgatttcttgactgctgcttccatggctgttgattgtagattcaagtcaaatgaaatccttgatgacttcaatctttatCCTGATGTGCCTGTACATAGTAGGcatttttattgaatgaatgacaaATATGATTGTAGAAAAATTTACTTGCATCacataaaaatcaaaatgaaaaatattaaataaattaggaaagattttattttatgcaaCTAGTGTGCATGACAGTTGATAACTTCATTCAGTGGAGAAGGTGCTGTGTGCTTATCCGTGGCAGAGTTGAGcctgtgtattagttttctactgctgcagaacaaaataccacaaacttagtggcttaaaacaccacccatttatttcttcacaggtCTGTAGGTCAGCTGTCCAGGCATGGTGCAGATGGATTCTTCAGACCAGGGTTTCAAAAACTTATGCTCTCATCTGGAGCTGGGATTTTCCTCCAAGCTCATACAGAGCTGTTGGCAGAAATCCGTTTCTTGCAGTTGTAGTGCTGAGGTTCTTATTTCCTTCTTGGATGTCAGCGAGGAGGTCCTTCCAATCGCAGTGGCCACCAGCTTTCCTTGCAATGTGACTCCCACCATCTTTAAGCTCATCGTCCAAAGCCTCCTCACATTGACCCCCTCTCACACTTTGAATCTCTTTGATCAGGAAGAGCCCAGTCCTTTTAAGGGCTCACCTGATTGCATACTCTCCCTGTCTAAGGCTGACTGATTTGGACCTTAATTACGTCTGCAAAACCTCTTCACAGCAGCACCTACGTTAATGTCTCAATAACTGGAAGAAGGTGAGCCCATATTtttacaaagataatgttctgtgTATGTTTGCCAATGGCATCCCCCCACCATTCACTACAAACTATTTACTTGAACTTCCATTTCCAattgtaaccaaataaaacacaaaaggaaGAACCAGGCCATGCTAAGCAGATTACAAGATGGCCTCCAATAATCACCCTCTGATTACTGTATTTTTCTACTCATTCTCTGTTTGTTTGCTGACCGTGCCCTCCACACCACCCctcccaggtattttcataaatgcactactggaaaccctggttgcacagtagttaagacctcaagtgctaaccaaaaggtcggcagtttgaatccaccaggcgcttctcagaaactctatggggcagttctactctgacctatagggtcgtatgagttggaattgactcgttggcagtggctttggttttttatagGAAAATACCTGATGGGTGggagtgcagttggcaaacagacATATAGcaggcttatgaaaatacctggggaGGGGGTgcggagggcacagttggcaagcaAACCGAGAATGCACAGAACAATAATCAGAGGGTGGTTATTGGAGGCCATCTTGTAACCTACTTAGCATGGCCTGGTTCttccttttgtgttttatttgatTCCAATTGGAAATTGAATTTCAAGTAAACAGTTTGTAGTGAATGGTAATAAAATACTATCTGtctatggatcacttttatatggcttttctcaccatgatcttgtaactcccaccaaatgattgggtggcaCTATGCTAATAAGgtgattgtggcccaccaagggagtTAGAAattttgctaataatgcaaatgagGTGCATGGCACTTCTGTGggtgtgggaccatgcaaataaggtgtatggagcatatagaggggattggtcagttttgccaccttGCAAAGCttcaaatgagccatcccagaggcagaaagagggaacctcactaccactaagaaagaagagctgagaacagctcatgtcctttggacccaggatgccTACACTGActgctagacccaggagacagagagctacaacaccagagattgcacaagacagcaagaagtggtgggaagcataacagagaaccagcagcagcagaaccaggggaccagcaggagacagcacagcgGGGTTCCCGGCCCTCAAAGCAAGAAAGCCGAATGCTTACAGGCTGTccaagtggggtgcctccaaacacttgttggcagagctagTCTCGCCAACCCACGAAGCTAGAGAGCTCAGCGCCTTcgagccaaggcttactggtgaagtggggtgcctctgggcatttatcAGTGGAACTAAAGAGTTTTCTAACACTTGCCGGAGCACGGCAGAGGCTGGCCAgcccaagaggcccaaggggccgagggccagggagaggcctgcctgtgggcacaaccAAGAAGCTGTccagactgaagaactgtatcctgagtctttcctgatcctgaattgtaacctgttacttgccTAATAAACCCCcaaatcatgagtattgtctgtaagtcctgtgtggccattgcaattattgagcccagcagagaagtagagagtgccgtgggacagacggctggtatcagaattggttaaaaaaggttggagagaggaggtatgtctgacttttGCCTTattggaatcagccttgggcttttGTTGCTGACGGTAATTCTCCTCTCTCCCATGAAGTTAGAGGACCTCGGATGCCATAGTGCCATTTATATACCCTACTTAGTCATGAACTTAATCTAAAGTCAAATAATGATACATTTAAAATCTTATAATAAGTGTAATGCAAACAGAAATGAAAGTACAGTAATTTACTCCCTTGGGTACTGCGTTAGCTATCTACTGCCACATAAGAAGTTACCCTGAACGCAGCTAAacacaacaaacatttatcatcTCTCACAGTTTCCAAAGATCACGAATCTGGGCATGTTTTACCCAAGTGCTAGATGCTCAAGGGCCTCTCAAGCTGTCGTTTAGGTCTgcatcatctgaaggcttgactggggctggggCATCCACATTGTGATATGGTGCATTTATATGGCTGTTGGGAGAAGCCTCAGTCGCTCCATGGCTGGTCCCATTAAGCCCcagttcttagccactgtgacCTTTCCATGGGACTGCTTATGATATAGCAGCTGGCTTCCTTCAGAGCAAGTGATCTGAGATAGGGACTAAGATGGAAATCAGTATGGTATCTCCTATACTCAGTCACACACCATCAGGTTGGCCTTACTCTATTTGTTAGAAATGATTAAGTTTGTTCTACACTTAAGAGGAATGAATTAAGCTCCACCTTTGGAAGGAAAGAGTATCAAAGAATTTACTTACATGTTAAAACCAAAATTATAATTAAGTATTGTTTCAGGATTTTGTAAATCAAACGCTTCTTTTGCccaattcttattttttaatgcttCAACACTTCTCTTTTGGAAAGTAATGATTAAAAGTTTGAAACAGACAAGGGAGATACCCAAATATCTCTCATTTTTCTTGCAAATGCCTTTATTAATAATATCTTCTTAATTAAATCGCAATGATGTTGAGAACATGGAGTAGCTAGAACAAATAATTCCAAGACTTGGATGCCGTAATAATAATGACCCCCCGCCTttctgtactttaggtgaaagtttacagcacaaattagcttctcattgaaGAATTTATACATACATCGTTTTATGACGCTGGCTGCAATCCACacgttgtgtcagcactctccccctttccatcccaggttcgCTGTCTCCgttggtccagttttcctgtaccttcctgccttcttgtcttgcttttggtcaggatttgcccatttggttttgtatactggattgaactaagaagcatgttcctcatgcatgttattgtttgttttctaggcctgtctaatctttggctgaaaagtgagcttcaggagtggtttcagttttgggttaGCGGGGTTTCCGGGGGCCAGAGTATcaggagtccttccagtctctgtcaggccagtaagcctggtctttttgtgtgagtttgcattttttttctacatttttctctcactctgtctgaAACCCTGTATTATGATCACtttcagagcagttgatggtggtagctgggcaccatctagctcttctgggctcaggctggttgaagctgtggttcatgtggtcctttagtcctttgggctaatattctccttgtgcctttggttttcttcattctcctttgctgcagacaggatgagaccaatagatgtatcttagacagcagctcacaggtttttaagaccccagttgctcctcaccaaagtaggatgcagaatattttctttatgaactaggttatgccaattgacctagatgtctcccaagaccatgggccccagccctcagccccgatAGCttgatccctcaaggtgtttgggtatgtctaggaagcttttaCGACTTtctcttggtcaagttgtgctgactccccgtgtattgttttgtctttcccttcaccaaagttgacacttgtctactatctagttagtgatattCCCCCTCTACCCCTCCTCCCtattaatcatcaaagattgtttttttctgtttaaaccttttcttgag
This is a stretch of genomic DNA from Elephas maximus indicus isolate mEleMax1 chromosome 1, mEleMax1 primary haplotype, whole genome shotgun sequence. It encodes these proteins:
- the LOC126078018 gene encoding HLA class I histocompatibility antigen, A alpha chain-like isoform X3, with protein sequence MVMASQILLFLLSGSLALTQTQAGSHSLSHFFTAVSRPGGGEPRVIAVGYVDDTQLGRFDSDAANPRAEPRTWWMEQEEQEHLEELTRRAKGVAQDLRVDLWTLRGYYNQSASGSHTIQALSACEVRSDGRFLRGYRQMAYDGTDYIALNEDLRSWTAADAAAQITRREWEEAGEAEIVRAFLEEDCLEWLHRYLEKGKETLLRADPPKAYVTHHPISDREVTLRCWALGFYPAEITLTWQRDGEDQTQDTELVETRPAGDGTFQKWAALVVPSGKEQRYVCRVQHEGLPEPLTLRWKVPPHPTTSILGIFAGLAILGAVVTGVVIWIKKSSGGNSAQGSDVPLTDSKA